The sequence TCGACCGTATCCGGTTCATTATATCCAAGTGTCGGCAATTACTGCCGTATTATTTGCACCGCTACAGTGACAACGTACTGCTTGCACGGTATATTTTCTCCCAGAACGAACTGGTCCGGACCGTGTTCGCCAGCGAATACGGAGGGTTGATCTTCGCCATCTACGGGCACGAACCGGAGCGCATGTACATCCTGGCCAGCCAGTCTCTGCGTCTGGGCGGTTGGGTGGAAGAGGCGGCTCAGGCGGTCGACGAGGCCATCAAGGAGAATCCGTCCAGCAAAATAGTGTTGCAAGAAAAGAAAATTATTGATAATTGGACGAATAGAATACATACATGAACCAGCGTTTCGCTGGAAATTGTAAACCGAGATTTATTTGAGGAGGCCTTCAATGAAAAAACTGATTTTACTGGCAATTTCCCTGTGCGTCGTGTTCGCCTGGGGTTGTTCCAAGAAAGTCCAGACCGAACCCGAAGTGGTTGTGGTCGAGGAAAAAGAAGTCGTCGTCGAACAGCCTGCACCCGTGGTTGATCCCATGGCCGTGTACAAGGCTGAGTACGATGCGCTGCCCGTCACCCACACCGTGACCAAGGGCGAATGCCTGTGGTGGATTTCCGAGTACAAGCACGTGTACAACGATCCCTTCATGTGGCCCATGATCTACAAGGCCAACCGTGACAAGATCAAGAATCCTGATCTGATCTACCCCGGCCAGCAGTTCGATGTGCCCCGCTACGGGTTCGACCTCGAGGAAGTGAAGGCCTCCCGCAAGGAAGCCGGCGCTCCCTGGAAGGCTCTGGAGCCCGGCCAGGATGCCGTCATCCCCGCAGAGATGCGCGCTGCGCTCGGCTACAGCTTCTAAAGGCCAGCCTCACCAGCCATACAGGCCCGCCCGTCCGTTGTGGACGGGCGGGTTTTTTGTTGCCCGTGCCCCTGCTGATTAGAGCGCAAGAAACGGATGGTTTTGCCCCGCGCGTCCGGGTATCGTGTACCCATGACCACGAAACGAACGCCATCTGAACGCCGTCTCCAGGCGGTACTCACCCGGGACGCCTCGGCATCGGGATTCGTCTACGCCGTGCAAACGACCGGCATATACTGCCGTCCCGGCTGTCCGTCCCGCGCGCCCAACCCCGAAAGCATACGCTTCTTCGACACCCCGGCACAGGCCGAGCAGGCGGGATTTCGGCCTTGCAAACGCTGTCGCCCGGACGACCCTATTCATGGGGACATTGCCTCCGATCGCGTGGTCAACGCCTGCCGGGCAATGGAACGCGCCTTGGCCGAGGGACAAGGGACTCCGTCTCTGGAAACCCTCGCCCAAGAGGCGGGCCTGAGTCCGTCCCATTTCCAACGTCTATTCAAGTCCCACGTCGGACTCACTCCCAACGAATACGCCAGATCGGTTCGCGACGAGCGGGTGCGTGCCGCTCTGGCTCAGGGG is a genomic window of uncultured Pseudodesulfovibrio sp. containing:
- a CDS encoding LysM peptidoglycan-binding domain-containing protein, which gives rise to MKKLILLAISLCVVFAWGCSKKVQTEPEVVVVEEKEVVVEQPAPVVDPMAVYKAEYDALPVTHTVTKGECLWWISEYKHVYNDPFMWPMIYKANRDKIKNPDLIYPGQQFDVPRYGFDLEEVKASRKEAGAPWKALEPGQDAVIPAEMRAALGYSF